The following proteins are encoded in a genomic region of Anaerolineae bacterium:
- a CDS encoding Proline dehydrogenase, with protein sequence MEGGKSGNPALQAGLIHLYLNNHSCEKGIEKMLRAFFIYLSKATWARQIVTHWRVAWQAASRFVAGEKLEDGIAVVKRLNNNGIQATLDQLGEHTTNAEDAEKATQGILQILDAIETEAVRSNVSIKLTQIGLKVDLSLCTENLARILEHARKRNNFVRIDMEDASCVDDTLALFYEMRNGRGFHNVGLVIQSYLYRTVEDVTRLMQIPARIRLCKGAYKEAVHIAYPKKRDVDANYDRVAQILLERALEVGAPELSEDGRVPPIPALATHDEKRIRFAIEHANQIGLPKKAMEFQMLYGIRRDLQVSLVEQGYPVRVYVPFGSEWYPYFTRRLAERPANVWFFISNYFKK encoded by the coding sequence TTGGAAGGGGGAAAGTCAGGCAATCCAGCGTTACAGGCTGGACTGATTCACCTGTATCTCAACAATCACAGTTGTGAGAAAGGAATTGAAAAGATGCTGCGCGCCTTTTTTATCTATTTATCAAAAGCAACCTGGGCAAGACAAATAGTTACCCACTGGCGGGTTGCCTGGCAGGCAGCCAGCCGATTTGTCGCTGGAGAAAAACTCGAGGATGGCATTGCGGTGGTGAAAAGATTGAACAATAACGGCATCCAGGCAACGCTCGATCAACTGGGCGAACACACCACAAACGCCGAGGATGCCGAAAAAGCCACCCAGGGAATTTTACAGATTTTGGATGCGATAGAGACAGAGGCTGTGCGCTCGAATGTCTCGATCAAGTTAACCCAAATTGGCTTAAAAGTTGACCTGAGTCTTTGTACCGAAAACTTAGCCCGCATCCTGGAACATGCCAGAAAACGAAACAATTTTGTTCGAATCGACATGGAGGATGCGAGTTGTGTGGATGATACCCTGGCGCTCTTTTATGAAATGCGCAACGGACGTGGCTTTCACAATGTAGGTCTGGTCATTCAATCCTATCTATATCGCACAGTAGAAGATGTGACCCGCCTGATGCAAATACCAGCCCGCATCCGTCTTTGCAAAGGTGCTTATAAAGAAGCGGTTCACATTGCCTATCCCAAAAAGCGGGATGTTGATGCGAATTATGATCGCGTTGCCCAAATTCTTCTGGAGCGTGCTCTTGAAGTTGGAGCACCGGAACTCAGCGAAGATGGCCGTGTGCCGCCCATTCCGGCTCTGGCAACCCATGATGAGAAACGGATTCGCTTTGCAATAGAGCACGCCAACCAGATCGGGCTACCAAAGAAAGCGATGGAATTTCAAATGCTGTATGGCATTCGGCGCGATTTACAGGTCAGTCTGGTTGAACAGGGCTATCCGGTGCGGGTGTATGTGCCGTTTGGCAGTGAATGGTATCCCTACTTCACCCGCCGCCTGGCTGAGCGACCGGCCAATGTGTGGTTCTTTATCTCCAATTATTTCAAGAAGTAA
- a CDS encoding Molybdopterin biosynthesis protein MoeA: MPEFLTLLTPREARRKILEALAFHSPLALETIPTQEAVGRVSGREVRAPHPLPMFNRATVDGYAVRAEDTYGASESLPAYFRVIGEIPMGQATTLTLNAMEAALIHTGGMLPSNATAVVMIEQTQRISDTEIEVYRAVSAWENTIRLGEEVKEGEIVLPLHKRIRAVEVGGLLALGITRLEVVKKPRVGIVSSGDEVVPPERVIQVGQVRDVNTYTLSALVEQCGGEPVPYGILPDQEEALRQALGELKPHCDMILITAGSSVSARDYTARVIQQMGAPGVLAHGINTRPGKPTILAVCDGIPILGLPGNPMSAFVIALHFVKPVLYALQGLPVDQIAPRVEATLTINLNSQAGREDWIPVRLIHAEQGLQAEPVFGKSNMILALSRADGLICIPAEATGLAAGEKVLAELIE; encoded by the coding sequence ATGCCAGAATTTTTGACGTTATTAACACCTCGAGAAGCCCGACGAAAGATACTTGAGGCACTTGCTTTCCATAGTCCATTAGCGCTGGAGACGATCCCGACTCAGGAAGCTGTTGGTCGAGTAAGTGGTCGAGAAGTTCGTGCGCCTCATCCTTTGCCCATGTTCAATCGAGCAACCGTAGATGGATATGCTGTGCGGGCAGAGGATACCTATGGAGCCAGCGAAAGCCTGCCAGCTTATTTTCGGGTCATAGGCGAAATTCCTATGGGGCAGGCAACCACCCTGACGCTCAACGCAATGGAGGCTGCGCTCATTCACACCGGCGGCATGTTGCCCTCGAATGCTACTGCAGTGGTAATGATTGAACAAACACAGCGAATATCTGACACTGAAATTGAAGTCTATCGGGCGGTATCTGCCTGGGAGAATACCATTCGGTTGGGAGAAGAGGTTAAGGAAGGTGAAATTGTGTTGCCGCTTCATAAGCGCATCCGGGCGGTCGAGGTGGGTGGTTTGCTGGCATTGGGGATTACCCGGCTGGAAGTGGTGAAAAAGCCCAGAGTGGGAATTGTTTCCAGTGGTGATGAAGTGGTGCCTCCAGAACGCGTCATTCAGGTTGGTCAGGTGAGAGATGTAAACACGTACACCTTATCGGCTCTCGTTGAACAATGTGGCGGGGAACCCGTTCCTTACGGTATCCTTCCCGATCAAGAGGAAGCCTTGCGGCAGGCTCTGGGTGAACTAAAACCTCATTGCGACATGATTTTGATCACGGCTGGCTCGTCGGTGAGTGCCAGGGATTATACGGCGCGGGTAATTCAACAGATGGGTGCACCAGGCGTCCTGGCACATGGGATCAATACTCGCCCTGGCAAGCCGACCATTCTGGCAGTGTGTGATGGGATTCCCATCCTTGGTTTGCCAGGCAATCCTATGTCGGCTTTTGTTATTGCCTTGCATTTTGTGAAACCCGTCTTGTATGCCTTACAAGGGCTTCCCGTGGATCAGATTGCGCCGCGGGTAGAGGCAACCTTGACGATAAACCTCAATTCTCAGGCTGGTCGGGAGGACTGGATACCTGTGAGACTCATTCACGCCGAACAGGGGTTGCAGGCTGAGCCAGTCTTTGGAAAGAGCAATATGATCCTGGCGTTATCACGCGCCGATGGCTTGATTTGCATTCCGGCTGAAGCAACCGGATTGGCTGCAGGTGAGAAAGTGTTGGCCGAATTGATTGAATAA